In one Nicotiana tomentosiformis chromosome 6, ASM39032v3, whole genome shotgun sequence genomic region, the following are encoded:
- the LOC104105407 gene encoding large ribosomal subunit protein eL20z-like, protein MSEDSKDSHHHHHHFLPHHHHHHREGDQPPPPPPEYGTFQAPSNYPPPQPVIGFPQPVPPPGATASSPEYYAHGYQAVPGYIAPDPEGRPEREHRLPCCGIGLGWFLFIIGFFLAGIPWYLAAFVLLCAQIDPREKPGYITCTIAAVLATFVLIFGLSKT, encoded by the exons ATGAGTGAAGACAGCAAGGACAGTCATCACCATCACCACCACTTCCTaccccaccaccaccaccaccaccgtgAAGGAGACCAACCACCGCCTCCTCCCCCTGAATATGGAACTTTTCAAGCACCTTCCAATTACCCACCGCCTCAACCGGTGATCGGTTTTCCTCAGCCAGTCCCTCCGCCGGGCGCCACCGCATCATCACCTGAATATTATGCTCATGGTTATCAGGCTGTTCCAG gTTATATTGCTCCTGATCCTGAGGGAAGACCTGAAAGAGAGCATCGTCTTCCTTGCTGCGGTATTGGTCTTGGCTGGTTCTT GTTCATAATTGGTTTCTTTCTTGCTGGAATCCCTTGGTATCTTGCTGCTTTCGTCCTACTTTGTGCACAAATTGATCCTCGAGAGAAACCAGGATATATTACATGCACCATTGCT GCTGTTCTTGCTACTTTTGTCCTCATATTTGGTCTGTCGAAGACTTGA
- the LOC104104902 gene encoding large ribosomal subunit protein eL30-like, with product MVAAKKTKKAHKSINNRLALVMKSGKYTLGYKTVLKTIRSSKAKLVIIANNCPLIRKSEIEYYAMLAKVGVHHYNGNNIDLGTACGKYFRVCCLSIIDPGDYDIIKSLPGD from the coding sequence ATGGTTGCCGCCAAGAAAACCAAGAAGGCTCATAAGAGTATTAACAATAGGCTGGCTCTGGTTATGAAGAGCGGCAAATATACATTGGGATACAAAACTGTACTCAAGACTATTAGAAGCTCCAAAGCAAAACTTGTTATCATTGCCAACAACTGCCCTCTTATTAGGAAGTCTGAGATAGAGTACTATGCTATGTTGGCAAAGGTTGGAGTTCATCACTACAACGGAAACAACATAGATTTGGGGACTGCCTGTGGTAAATACTTCAGGGTTTGTTGCCTCAGCATTATCGACCCAGGTGATTATGATATTATAAAGAGTTTGCCTGGCGATTAG